The Arachis hypogaea cultivar Tifrunner chromosome 14, arahy.Tifrunner.gnm2.J5K5, whole genome shotgun sequence genome has a segment encoding these proteins:
- the LOC112740784 gene encoding protein LAZ1: MNNIIILLSYSPPAWATIIAAAFLLLTLTLSMYLLFEHLSAYKNPEEQKFLIGVILMVPCYSIESFVSLVNPSISVDCEILRDCYESFAMYCFGRYLVACLGGEERTIEFMEREGRATFKTPLLHTSDKGTVKHPFPMNYFFKPWILGRKFYQIVKFGIVQYMIIKSLTAITAVILEAFGIYCEGEFKWGCGYPYMAIVLNFSQSWALYCLVQFYTVTKEELAHIQPLAKFLTFKSIVFLTWWQGVAIALLYTFGLFKSPIAQGLQFKSSVQDFIICIEMGIASIVHLYVFPSKPYELMGDRLPGSVAVLGDYSADCPLDPDEIRDSERPTKLRLPTPDVDAKSGMTIRESVRDVVIGGGGYIVKDVKFTVHQAVEPVEKGITRFNEKLHKISQNIKKHEKDRRRTKDDSCIVSSSLSPAAKKVIRGIDDPLLNGSISDSGVSRGKKHRRQSGYTSAESGGESSSDQIYGGYQIRGSRWVTKE, encoded by the exons ATGAACAACATCATCATTCTGTTGTCATACTCGCCTCCTGCATGGGCAACTATTATTGCTGCTGCCTTTCTTCTCCTCACTCTCACTCTGTCTATGTATCTTCTATTTGAGCATCTTTCTGCATACAAGAATCCTGAGGAGCAGAAGTTTTTGATTGGAGTTATCCTAATGGTTCCCTGCTATTCAATTGAATCT TTTGTATCATTGGTCAATCCATCAATCAGTGTGGATTGTGAGATTTTAAGGGATTGCTATGAGTCATTCGCCATGTATTGTTTTGGAAGATACCTTGTTGCCTGTCTAGGTGGTGAGGAAAGGACCATTGAATTTATGGAAAGAGAAGGACGGGCTACTTTTAAAACTCCTCTTCTGCACACTTCTGACAAGGGAACCGTAAAACATCCTTTTCCTATGAATTACTTCTTTAAACCTTGGATACTTGGCCGAAAGTTTTACCAAATTGTGAAATTTGGTATTGTACAATAT ATGATAATAAAGTCGTTGACTGCAATTACGGCGGTGATTCTTGAAGCGTTTGGAATATACTGTGAAGGAGAATTTAAATGGGGATGTGG GTATCCTTATATGGCCATAGTTTTGAACTTCAGTCAGTCGTGGGCATTGTACTGCCTTGTTCAATTTTACACTGTAACAAAGGAGGAGTTGGCACATATACAGCCATTGGCCAAATTTTTGACATTTAAatcaattgtcttcctcacttGGTGGCAAGGTGTGGCAATTGCTCTTCTATATACCTTCGGTTTATTCAAAAGTCCCATAGCGCAGGGTTTGCAGTTCAAGTCAAGTGTCCAAGATTTCATCATTTGTATTGAG ATGGGCATTGCTTCCATAGTTCACCTGTATGTGTTTCCATCCAAGCCATATGAGCTAATGGGAGACCGCCTTCCTGGAAGTGTTGCAGTTCTTGGAGATTACTCTGCTGATTGTCCTCTTGACCCTGATGAAATCAGGGACAGTGAGCGACCCACAAAACTGCGTCTTCCTACTCCAGATGTTGATGCCAAGAGTGGGATGACAATTAGAGAGAGCGTTCGGGATGTTGTTATTGGTGGTGGGGGATAT ATTGTGAAAGATGTTAAGTTTACGGTCCATCAAGCTGTGGAGCCTGTGGAGAAGGGGATTACTAGGTTCAATGAAAAATTACACAAAATCTCCCAAAATATTAAGAAGCATGAGaaggatagaagaagaacaaaggaTGATAGTTGCATCGTGTCATCATCGTTATCACCAGCTGCGAAGAAGGTGATTCGAGGAATTGATGATCCGCTCTTGAATGGCAGTATTAGCGATAGTGGGGTATCGAGGGGGAAGAAGCACCGTCGACAGTCTGGATATACGAGTGCTGAGAGCGGAGGAGAGAGCAGTAGTGATCAAATCTACGGTGGTTACCAGATTAGAGGCAGTAGGTGGGTTACCAAAGAATAA
- the LOC112740781 gene encoding YTH domain-containing protein ECT4 isoform X2, giving the protein MKDQLHSSIPERSISSNSSQGTAAIGHSREITSQSGPFGSGGDRPLYPPNVFAPQAQAFYYRGFENANGEWDEYPSYVNSEGLDIGSPGVYNENPSLIFHSGYGFNPQMPYGPYSPVTTPLPSVGGDAQLYSPQQFPYTGPPYYHQLVPPSLPYLNSPTPVSQPEITNLVSIDQQVDSMFFGPRPGYPSVGSFGRGSFSLAPGSFGFHESQQGFDGPRSGGIWSDCSKPSERHRSLMPLSPSVSPQPIGSIGSFGQSVGMASHQQRSMYGFGSGSNSYGRGYLPNQVSSFAGTNSSLSTNDRSFLFHENSRRQGRANAAFCNCNGTLDILSEQNRGPRASKLKTQISAENSSVDNSKSNSASTAKFQNESVNRPDFATDYKDAKFFVIKSYSEDNVHKSIKYGVWASTPNGNRKLDAAYHQAQEKQDHCPIFLFFSVNASAQFCGVAEMIGPVNFDKSADFWQQDKWSGQFPVKWHIIKDVPNSQFRHIVLENNDNKPVTNSRDTQEVKLQQGIEMLTILKNYETDVSILDDFEFYEDRQKAMQERKARQQSSMMAVGLVGESEHRGPANISGDFMKQMSKSFAQVVRLDESNNEATIASRGTSGSACPVGVVKADDGSGIPVSASTTQTG; this is encoded by the exons ATGAAGGATCAG ctTCATTCATCTATACCTGAGAGGTCAATATCTTCTAACTCCTCTCAGGGCACAGCAGCTATAGGTCATTCAAGAGAAATCACAAGTCAATCAGGACCTTTTGGTTCTGGTGGAGATCGTCCTTTGTACCCACCAAATGTGTTTGCTCCCCAGGCTCAGGCTTTCTATTACAGAG GATTTGAAAATGCCAATGGTGAATGGGATGAATATCCCTCATATGTCAATTCTGAGGGATTGGATATTGGATCTCCT GGTGTCTACAATGAAAATCCATCTCTTATATTCCATTCTGGATATGGCTTCAACCCACAAATGCCATATGGACCGTATTCCCCAGTTACCACACCGTTGCCTTCTGTAGGTGGAGATGCACAGTTATACTCTCCTCAGCAATTTCCATACACTGGGCCACCTTATTATCATCAACTAGTTCCTCCCAGCTTACCATATCTCAATTCACCAACTCCGGTTTCACAGCCAGAGATCACCAACCTTGTAAGCATTGATCAACAGGTTGATAGCATGTTTTTTGGACCAAGACCAGGCTATCCATCAGTGGGATCTTTTGGCAGAGGCAGTTTTTCTTTAGCACCTGGCTCGTTTGGTTTTCATGAATCCCAGCAAGGATTTGATGGACCAAGATCTGGTGGAATCTGGTCAGATTGCTCGAAACCCTCAGAAAGGCACAGGTCTCTAATGCCTCTATCACCATCTGTTTCTCCACAACCAATTGGCTCGATTGGCTCATTTGGCCAGAGTGTTGGAATG GCTTCTCATCAACAACGATCAATGTATGGTTTTGGATCTGGTTCAAACTCCTATGGTAGGGGCTATCTGCCTAACCAGGTTTCTAGCTTTGCAGGCACCAATTCCAGTCTTAGCACAAATGACAGGAGCTTCCTTTTTCATGAAAATAGCAGACGGCAAGGCAGAGCAAATGCTGCTTTTTGCAATTGTAATGGTACCCTTGATATACTTAGCGAACAAAATCGAGGACCTAGGGCATCAAAGCTGAAAACTCAAATTTCAGCTGAAAATAGTTCTGTTGATAATAGTAAAAGTAATTCTGCATCTACTGCTAAGTTCCAAAATGAATCAGTCAACCGACCTGATTTTGCAACAGATTACAAGGATGCCAAATTTTTTGTCATCAAATCTTATAGTGAAGATAATGTTCACAAGAGCATCAAATATGGGGTCTGGGCAAGTACACCAAATGGAAACAGAAAGCTAGATGCCGCTTATCACCAAGCACAAGAGAAGCAAGATCACTGTCCTATATTTCTCTTCTTTTCG GTAAATGCTAGTGCTCAATTCTGTGGTGTAGCTGAAATGATTGGACCTGTAAATTTTGACAAGAGTGCGGACTTCTGGCAGCAAGATAAGTGGAGTGGGCAGTTTCCTGTGAAGTGGCACATAATTAAAGATGTACCGAACAGTCAGTTTCGACACATCGTTCTTGAAAATAATGATAACAAGCCTGTGACCAACAGTCGGGATACACAAGAG gtgaaattgcaacagggaattgaaatgttGACCATTTTGAAGAACTACGAAACCGATGTATCTATCTtagatgattttgaattttatgaagatCGACAGAAGGCTATGCAGGAACGGAAGGCAAGGCAACAGAGCAGTATGATGGCTGTCGGACTAGTTGGAGAAAGTGAGCATAGGGGTCCTGCTAACATTAGCGGTGATTTCATGAAGCAGATGTCAAAGAGCTTTGCTCAAGTTGTTCGCCTGGATGAGAGTAATAATGAAGCTACAATTGCCAGTAGAGGAACTTCTGGCTCTGCTTGCCCTGTGGGTGTAGTTAAAGCTGACGATGGCAGTGGCATTCCAGTGTCTGCCTCTACAACTCAAACTGGTTAG
- the LOC112740781 gene encoding YTH domain-containing protein ECT4 isoform X1 encodes MAATQPSQGPDHTVEEISAEPDTMKDQLHSSIPERSISSNSSQGTAAIGHSREITSQSGPFGSGGDRPLYPPNVFAPQAQAFYYRGFENANGEWDEYPSYVNSEGLDIGSPGVYNENPSLIFHSGYGFNPQMPYGPYSPVTTPLPSVGGDAQLYSPQQFPYTGPPYYHQLVPPSLPYLNSPTPVSQPEITNLVSIDQQVDSMFFGPRPGYPSVGSFGRGSFSLAPGSFGFHESQQGFDGPRSGGIWSDCSKPSERHRSLMPLSPSVSPQPIGSIGSFGQSVGMASHQQRSMYGFGSGSNSYGRGYLPNQVSSFAGTNSSLSTNDRSFLFHENSRRQGRANAAFCNCNGTLDILSEQNRGPRASKLKTQISAENSSVDNSKSNSASTAKFQNESVNRPDFATDYKDAKFFVIKSYSEDNVHKSIKYGVWASTPNGNRKLDAAYHQAQEKQDHCPIFLFFSVNASAQFCGVAEMIGPVNFDKSADFWQQDKWSGQFPVKWHIIKDVPNSQFRHIVLENNDNKPVTNSRDTQEVKLQQGIEMLTILKNYETDVSILDDFEFYEDRQKAMQERKARQQSSMMAVGLVGESEHRGPANISGDFMKQMSKSFAQVVRLDESNNEATIASRGTSGSACPVGVVKADDGSGIPVSASTTQTG; translated from the exons ATGGCGGCAACCCAACCATCGCAGGGTCCGGATCATACCGTCG AAGAGATATCAGCTGAACCAGATACCATGAAGGATCAG ctTCATTCATCTATACCTGAGAGGTCAATATCTTCTAACTCCTCTCAGGGCACAGCAGCTATAGGTCATTCAAGAGAAATCACAAGTCAATCAGGACCTTTTGGTTCTGGTGGAGATCGTCCTTTGTACCCACCAAATGTGTTTGCTCCCCAGGCTCAGGCTTTCTATTACAGAG GATTTGAAAATGCCAATGGTGAATGGGATGAATATCCCTCATATGTCAATTCTGAGGGATTGGATATTGGATCTCCT GGTGTCTACAATGAAAATCCATCTCTTATATTCCATTCTGGATATGGCTTCAACCCACAAATGCCATATGGACCGTATTCCCCAGTTACCACACCGTTGCCTTCTGTAGGTGGAGATGCACAGTTATACTCTCCTCAGCAATTTCCATACACTGGGCCACCTTATTATCATCAACTAGTTCCTCCCAGCTTACCATATCTCAATTCACCAACTCCGGTTTCACAGCCAGAGATCACCAACCTTGTAAGCATTGATCAACAGGTTGATAGCATGTTTTTTGGACCAAGACCAGGCTATCCATCAGTGGGATCTTTTGGCAGAGGCAGTTTTTCTTTAGCACCTGGCTCGTTTGGTTTTCATGAATCCCAGCAAGGATTTGATGGACCAAGATCTGGTGGAATCTGGTCAGATTGCTCGAAACCCTCAGAAAGGCACAGGTCTCTAATGCCTCTATCACCATCTGTTTCTCCACAACCAATTGGCTCGATTGGCTCATTTGGCCAGAGTGTTGGAATG GCTTCTCATCAACAACGATCAATGTATGGTTTTGGATCTGGTTCAAACTCCTATGGTAGGGGCTATCTGCCTAACCAGGTTTCTAGCTTTGCAGGCACCAATTCCAGTCTTAGCACAAATGACAGGAGCTTCCTTTTTCATGAAAATAGCAGACGGCAAGGCAGAGCAAATGCTGCTTTTTGCAATTGTAATGGTACCCTTGATATACTTAGCGAACAAAATCGAGGACCTAGGGCATCAAAGCTGAAAACTCAAATTTCAGCTGAAAATAGTTCTGTTGATAATAGTAAAAGTAATTCTGCATCTACTGCTAAGTTCCAAAATGAATCAGTCAACCGACCTGATTTTGCAACAGATTACAAGGATGCCAAATTTTTTGTCATCAAATCTTATAGTGAAGATAATGTTCACAAGAGCATCAAATATGGGGTCTGGGCAAGTACACCAAATGGAAACAGAAAGCTAGATGCCGCTTATCACCAAGCACAAGAGAAGCAAGATCACTGTCCTATATTTCTCTTCTTTTCG GTAAATGCTAGTGCTCAATTCTGTGGTGTAGCTGAAATGATTGGACCTGTAAATTTTGACAAGAGTGCGGACTTCTGGCAGCAAGATAAGTGGAGTGGGCAGTTTCCTGTGAAGTGGCACATAATTAAAGATGTACCGAACAGTCAGTTTCGACACATCGTTCTTGAAAATAATGATAACAAGCCTGTGACCAACAGTCGGGATACACAAGAG gtgaaattgcaacagggaattgaaatgttGACCATTTTGAAGAACTACGAAACCGATGTATCTATCTtagatgattttgaattttatgaagatCGACAGAAGGCTATGCAGGAACGGAAGGCAAGGCAACAGAGCAGTATGATGGCTGTCGGACTAGTTGGAGAAAGTGAGCATAGGGGTCCTGCTAACATTAGCGGTGATTTCATGAAGCAGATGTCAAAGAGCTTTGCTCAAGTTGTTCGCCTGGATGAGAGTAATAATGAAGCTACAATTGCCAGTAGAGGAACTTCTGGCTCTGCTTGCCCTGTGGGTGTAGTTAAAGCTGACGATGGCAGTGGCATTCCAGTGTCTGCCTCTACAACTCAAACTGGTTAG
- the LOC112740783 gene encoding uncharacterized protein: MMMMMTIMKKYGGGWVLGGVVAVVSFTVMLLLVLLRQRKRFVLHPFLTPSSSPSTSLSVSDSTNPNLRTSKFVTDADLKFLIETLDEKLNESDKWEDVIDKRNQQLCYTAKCCKPKNGPLKYLSVTIFNDISSEMLRNFYMDNDYRKQWDKTVFEYNQLQAYESKGVEVGRTVKKFPILRPREYVLSWKLWEGQNKTFYCFMKECEHPLAPRQKKYVRVELFRSGWRIREVPGRNACEITMLHQEDAGLNMEMAKMAFSKGIWNYVCKMDSALRRYSVVSCHLSSSVAISASLMQKVPPCLEPITSNISGAHSGTLQFHDQVADESRVRMISRWSSRKLLANSILILGGAFCLSRGHSSLGAKVVMAYILTKLTKRGGEPKTNQSKQS; encoded by the exons atgatgatgatgatgacgataatGAAGAAGTACGGAGGAGGTTGGGTTTTGGGAGGTGTTGTTGCTGTCGTCTCGTTTACTGTTATGTTATTGTTAGTGCTGCTTCGGCAACGTAAGAGATTTGTCTTGCACCCCTTTCTAACTCCATCATCATCCCCATCCACATCGCTTTCGGTCTCCGATTCTACCAATCCCAACTTGAG GACCTCAAAATTTGTAACAGATGCAGATTTGAAGTTTTTAATTGAGACTTTGGATGAGAAACTCAATGAGAGTGATAAATGGGAGGATGTTATAGATAAAAGAAATCAGCAACTATGCTACACTGCGAAGTGCTGCAAGCCTAAG AATGGTCCTCTGAAATATTTGAGCGTGACTATATTCAATGATATTTCGTCTGAGATGCTAAGAAACTTCTATATGGACAATGATTACAGAAAGCAGTGGGATAAGACCGTGTTTGAGTATAATCAACTGCAGGCTTATGAATCTAAGGGTGTTGAAGTTGGCCGTACAGTTAAGAAGTTCCCAATTTTGAGGCCTAGAGAATATGTTCTATCTTGGAAATTGTGGGAGGGACAGAATAAAACTTTCTattgttttatgaag GAATGTGAGCATCCTTTGGCACCTCGGCAGAAAAAATATGTGCGTGTTGAGCTTTTTAGATCTGGCTGGCGGATAAGAGAAG TACCTGGTAGAAATGCCTGTGAGATCACAATGCTTCATCAAGAAGATGCTGGTTTGAATATGGAGATGGCAAAGATGGCTTTTTCCAAGGGCATATGGAACTATGTGTGCAAGATGGATAGTGCTCTTAGAAGATACTCTGTTGTAAGCTGTCATTTATCAAGTTCAGTTGCCATTTCAGCCAGTTTAATGCAGAAG GTACCGCCATGCTTGGAACCTATAACTAGCAACATATCCGGAGCTCATTCTGGTACCCTCCAATTCCATGATCAAGTTGCTGATGAATCTCGAGTGCGGATGATCTCAAGGTGGTCATCAAGAAAGTTGCTGGCCAATAGTATACTGATTCTGGGGGGTGCATTCTGCTTGTCTCGTGGTCACTCTAGCCTCGGTGCTAAAGTTGTCATGGCATACATCTTAACCAAACTTACTAAGCGCGGCGGTGAACCTAAAACAAATCAATCCAAGCAAAGTTGA
- the LOC112740782 gene encoding increased DNA methylation 2 — protein MYLVPMDTAAQPNQSSQTMVGLGSRNIKCGMPSDDQSFLLYFIMATYFGPDIEGQSPRKSVLQRIAEGLPPYTYDELTGSFMKRVKLERVYYYVLRKANKSLIVTLPFLRRFFEGNISDQGQDGALNYPEFLDLFPLELHPQCRFKSQNKIIENIVFINNPEIFQINPEEIERFKRLSRLEDLYVDIDAAGLHATLDDNVPYNMSVGKSEPNGNMPAIPSCSSSQKERSSDEFSEFQDPMQHVHVVAPISSVPYSGTNLMYSYMAPLQPEHETDADKIGPAMLFLPSHPTQKEWSDIVAATKNGFALTGSAVTGQVGPIIGLMDIGECEDSYLFRVSLPGVKREEREFSCEVDSDGKVLIRGVTTTGEKTVARYNQVFEMQTNNLCPPGHFSIAFRLPGPVDPHQFSGNFGTDGILEGIVMKGK, from the exons ATGTATTTAGTTCCAATGGATACTGCGGCCCAGCCTAACCAGTCTTCTCAAACTATGGTAGGATTAGGATCTAGAAACATAAAATGTGGAATGCCTAGTGATGATCAGAGTTTTCTCTTGTACTTCATTATGGCTACCTACTTTGGTCCTGATATTGAAGGGCAGAGCCCCAGAAAATCTGTGCTGCAAAGAATAGCCGAAGGACTTCCCCCATACACATATGATGAACTAACCGGTTCTTTCATGAAAAGAGTGAAATTGGAGCGTGTTTACTACTATGTACTTAGGAAGGCTAATAAATCACTTATTGTTACATTGCCCTTCCTGCGCCGATTCTTTGAAGGCAATATATCCGACCAAGGGCAAGATGGTGCTTTGAATTACCCTGAGTTCCTTGATTTGTTTCCACTTGAGTTGCATCCTCAATGTCGCTTCAAAAGTCAAAACAAAATCATCGAGAACATTGTATTTATTAACAACCCAGAAATCTTCCAAATTAATCCAGAGGAAATTGAAAGGTTCAAGAGGCTAAGTAGACTAGAGGACTTATATGTGGACATAGATGCTGCAGGATTGCATGCCACCCTTGATGATAATGTTCCATACAACATGTCAGTGGGGAAGTCAGAGCCTAATGGAAACATGCCTGCCATCCCATCTTGTAGTAGTTCTCAAAAAGAAAGAAGCAGTGATGAGTTTTCTGAGTTTCAGGATCCTATGCAACATGTCCATGTTGTGGCACCTATAAGTAGTGTGCCGTATAGTGGTACAAATTTGATGTACAGCTACATGGCTCCATTGCAACCTGAACATGAGACTGACGCTGATAAAATTGGTCCGGCTATGTTATTCCTTCCTTCTCACCCAACTCAAAAGGAGTGGTCAGATATTGTTGCTGCTACCAAGAATGGATTTGCATTGACTGGAAGTGCAGTTACGGGGCAGGTAGGTCCAATCATAGGACTTATGGACATTGGAGAGTGTGAAGACTCATACCTATTTCGCGTGTCTCTCCCTGGGGTGAAGAGGGAAGAAA GGGAATTCAGCTGTGAGGTTGACTCTGATGGTAAAGTGTTGATACGTGGAGTAACGACAACAGGGGAGAAGACTGTGGCCAGATACAATCAGGTGTTTGAAATGCAAACTAACAACCTTTGTCCACCGGGCCATTTCTCCATTGCTTTTCGGCTACCTGGCCCTGTTGATCCTCATCAGTTTTCGGGTAACTTCGGCACTGATGGTATTCTTGAAGGAATTGTTATGAAAGGGAAATAA